A DNA window from Haloactinospora alba contains the following coding sequences:
- a CDS encoding glycoside hydrolase family 18 protein, which translates to MSSRKWRLAPSRRERWAGTPLGWTTATVLGALFFSAFTVVSDTSGESVSGGERVGYFADWNTANRDYTIADIAENGAADQLTHLMWAFGDVSSEGKCHIPQGSNQAWEIYQRRYSAEESVDGQADDYRQELAGSLGQLRKLKSEHPALRASISLGGWNWSTYFSRAARTEESRREFVSSCIDLWLRGNLPVRGGEPQGGEGAAAGVFDGIDLDWEWPGGRGHEDNIEHEEDKRNFTLLVREFRRQLDELGSETGEEYALTASVASGEETIADSYEADAFDELDFATVQGYDFSGPWSEVTNHHSQLYAPDNAPNSASAKRAVQQYLDLGVPPEKLVLGFPGFGRGWSGVRADGPARFVRATGAADGGYGGSTESYAALEKREGRRFMDPVNGAYWLIDGDEWWSYDTPEVVAMKGEYVRENGLGGLMLWNLDMDANGELTAAMEEALEGQRPEPSPSVDTRKPSGPSPEREGEQTPDGSPEPG; encoded by the coding sequence ATGTCATCACGGAAGTGGCGGCTGGCTCCATCCCGCCGGGAGCGGTGGGCGGGTACCCCACTCGGGTGGACCACAGCAACGGTCCTGGGAGCGCTGTTCTTCAGCGCGTTCACCGTCGTCAGCGACACGAGCGGGGAGAGCGTCTCCGGCGGGGAACGCGTCGGCTACTTCGCGGACTGGAACACGGCCAACCGCGACTACACGATCGCGGACATCGCCGAGAACGGAGCGGCGGACCAGCTCACCCACCTCATGTGGGCGTTCGGCGACGTCAGTTCCGAGGGCAAGTGCCACATTCCCCAGGGCTCCAACCAGGCGTGGGAGATCTACCAGCGCCGCTACTCGGCGGAGGAGAGCGTCGACGGGCAGGCGGACGACTACCGACAGGAGCTCGCGGGAAGCCTGGGGCAGCTGCGTAAGCTCAAAAGCGAACACCCCGCCCTGCGCGCCAGTATCAGCCTGGGCGGATGGAACTGGTCCACCTACTTCTCCCGTGCCGCCCGTACCGAGGAGTCACGCAGGGAGTTCGTGTCCTCGTGTATCGACCTGTGGCTGCGCGGGAACCTCCCCGTGCGCGGTGGGGAGCCGCAGGGAGGAGAGGGCGCGGCCGCCGGCGTTTTCGACGGGATCGACCTTGACTGGGAGTGGCCGGGGGGCCGGGGACACGAGGACAACATCGAGCACGAGGAGGACAAACGCAACTTCACCCTGCTCGTGCGGGAGTTCCGGCGCCAGCTCGACGAGCTGGGCTCCGAGACTGGTGAGGAGTACGCGCTGACCGCCTCGGTGGCCAGTGGTGAGGAGACCATCGCGGACAGCTACGAGGCGGACGCGTTCGACGAGCTGGACTTCGCCACCGTCCAGGGCTACGACTTCAGCGGACCGTGGAGCGAGGTCACCAACCACCACTCCCAGCTCTACGCGCCCGACAACGCCCCGAACTCCGCCAGCGCGAAACGGGCGGTGCAACAGTACCTCGACCTGGGAGTGCCCCCGGAGAAACTCGTACTGGGGTTCCCCGGGTTCGGCCGCGGCTGGTCGGGAGTACGCGCTGACGGCCCCGCGCGTTTCGTTCGGGCGACCGGCGCCGCCGACGGCGGCTACGGCGGTTCCACGGAATCCTACGCCGCGCTGGAGAAGCGGGAGGGGAGGCGCTTCATGGACCCGGTGAACGGCGCCTACTGGCTGATCGACGGCGACGAGTGGTGGAGCTACGACACCCCCGAGGTCGTGGCGATGAAGGGCGAGTACGTGCGTGAGAACGGCCTGGGCGGCCTCATGCTGTGGAACCTGGACATGGACGCGAACGGTGAGCTCACTGCGGCCATGGAGGAGGCGCTGGAAGGGCAGCGGCCCGAGCCGAGCCCGAGTGTCGATACGCGGAAGCCGTCGGGTCCGTCTCCGGAGCGGGAGGGGGAGCAGACCCCGGACGGCTCCCCGGAACCCGGGTAG
- the ppdK gene encoding pyruvate, phosphate dikinase, whose translation MPTYVYEFAEGNKDLKALLGGKGANLAEMTNLGLPVPPGFTITTDACRYYLERGQLPEGLDRETADKLSALESRMGKRLGQPDDPLLVSVRSGAPFSMPGMMETVLNIGLNDESVHGLAAQSADERFAWDSYRRLIQMFGKTVQGIDGDLFENALESVKHDRGITSDVELDAADCKRLVQLFKDIVAQQTGGGFPTDPREQMDLAVKAVFESWNAPRAALYRRQERIPAEAGTAVNVCSMVFGNLGMDSGTGVAFTRDPATGQQGVYGDYLPNAQGEDVVAGIRNTVPLSDLEKLDKSSYDELMSIMATLENHYRDLCDIEFTIERGKLWMLQTRVGKRTAAAAFHIADQLVDQGMITLDEAVTRVNGDQLAQLMFPRFDESAERQRIGSGMNASPGAAVGAAVFDSATAIARAQGGEDVILCRRETNPDDLEGMLSARGILTSRGGKTSHAAVVARGMGTTCVCGAEELQIDVANRTLTSPDGRVITEGDVISIDGSSGEVFLGAVPVVSSPVVRYFEGEVHPDAEDADDLVRAVHRIMSYADSARSLATRANADTAEDAARARRMGAQGIGLCRTEHMFLGDRRQLVERLILAETQEEQEAALASLLPLQRTDFVDIFEAMDGLPVTVRLLDPPLHEFLPDITDLSVRVAVADATGADAQHDRRLLEAVQRLHEQNPMLGLRGVRLGLVVPGLFTMQVRAIAQATAECVRAGGDPRPEIMIPLVGAVQELEIVREEAERVLREVGDEYGVTLETPVGTMIELPRAAMTAEQIAPSADFFSFGTNDLTQTAWGFSRDDVEASFFSAYLEKGVFGVSPFESLDVSGVGRLITTAADEGRAARPDLKLGVCGEHGGDPASVHFFHKAGLDYVSCSPFRVPVARLEAGRAAAS comes from the coding sequence GTGCCCACCTACGTGTACGAGTTCGCTGAGGGCAACAAGGACCTCAAAGCCCTCCTCGGGGGGAAGGGCGCCAACCTCGCAGAGATGACCAACCTCGGGCTTCCCGTACCGCCGGGGTTCACCATCACCACCGACGCCTGCCGTTACTACCTCGAGCGCGGGCAGCTACCGGAGGGGCTGGACCGGGAGACCGCCGACAAGCTCAGCGCCCTGGAGAGCCGGATGGGCAAGCGCCTCGGCCAACCCGACGACCCGCTGCTGGTCAGCGTGCGTTCGGGTGCCCCCTTCTCCATGCCGGGGATGATGGAGACGGTTCTCAACATCGGCCTCAACGACGAGTCGGTCCACGGGCTGGCGGCCCAGTCCGCGGACGAGCGGTTCGCCTGGGACTCCTACCGTCGGCTGATCCAGATGTTCGGCAAGACGGTCCAGGGCATCGACGGGGACCTGTTCGAGAACGCCCTGGAAAGCGTCAAACACGACAGGGGGATCACGAGCGACGTCGAGCTGGACGCCGCCGACTGTAAGCGGTTGGTGCAGCTGTTCAAGGACATCGTCGCGCAACAGACCGGAGGGGGGTTCCCCACGGACCCGCGGGAGCAGATGGACCTCGCGGTCAAAGCCGTCTTCGAGTCCTGGAACGCCCCCCGAGCCGCCCTCTACCGGAGGCAGGAGCGCATCCCCGCCGAGGCGGGTACGGCGGTCAACGTATGCTCCATGGTCTTCGGCAACCTCGGGATGGACTCTGGCACCGGGGTCGCCTTCACCCGTGACCCGGCGACCGGACAGCAGGGCGTTTACGGTGACTACCTCCCCAACGCGCAGGGGGAGGACGTCGTCGCGGGCATACGCAACACCGTGCCGTTGAGCGACCTGGAGAAACTCGACAAGTCGAGCTATGACGAACTCATGTCCATCATGGCGACGCTGGAGAACCACTACCGTGACCTGTGCGACATCGAGTTCACCATCGAGCGCGGGAAGCTGTGGATGCTGCAGACCCGCGTCGGGAAGCGGACCGCAGCGGCGGCGTTCCACATAGCCGACCAGCTCGTCGACCAGGGCATGATCACACTGGACGAGGCCGTGACCCGGGTGAACGGTGACCAGCTCGCCCAGCTCATGTTCCCGCGTTTCGACGAGTCGGCCGAACGGCAGCGGATCGGCAGCGGAATGAACGCCTCTCCCGGCGCGGCGGTGGGAGCCGCGGTCTTCGACTCCGCCACCGCCATAGCACGCGCCCAGGGCGGCGAGGACGTCATCCTGTGCCGTCGCGAGACCAACCCGGACGATCTCGAGGGGATGCTGTCCGCCCGTGGCATCCTCACGAGTAGGGGAGGCAAGACCTCGCACGCCGCGGTGGTCGCCCGGGGCATGGGCACCACCTGTGTGTGCGGCGCCGAGGAGCTCCAGATCGACGTCGCGAACCGTACACTGACCTCCCCCGACGGCCGGGTCATCACCGAAGGCGACGTGATCTCCATCGACGGGAGTAGCGGCGAGGTGTTCCTCGGCGCCGTCCCCGTGGTCTCCTCGCCCGTGGTGCGCTACTTCGAGGGAGAGGTGCACCCGGACGCCGAGGACGCCGACGACCTCGTCCGGGCGGTACACCGGATCATGAGCTACGCCGACTCCGCGCGTTCGCTCGCGACCCGGGCGAACGCGGACACCGCCGAGGACGCCGCTCGCGCGCGGCGTATGGGAGCGCAGGGCATCGGGCTGTGCCGCACCGAGCACATGTTCCTCGGCGACCGGCGCCAGCTGGTGGAGCGACTCATCCTCGCCGAAACGCAGGAGGAGCAGGAAGCCGCCCTCGCTTCGCTGCTGCCCCTACAGCGCACGGACTTCGTCGACATTTTCGAGGCCATGGACGGCCTTCCGGTGACGGTGCGACTTCTCGACCCCCCGTTGCACGAGTTCCTGCCGGACATCACCGACCTTTCGGTGCGTGTCGCGGTAGCCGACGCCACCGGTGCCGACGCGCAACACGACCGGCGTCTGCTGGAAGCGGTACAACGGTTGCACGAGCAGAACCCCATGCTGGGCCTGCGCGGGGTGCGCCTGGGACTGGTGGTGCCAGGCCTGTTCACCATGCAGGTACGTGCGATCGCCCAGGCCACCGCGGAGTGTGTACGCGCCGGCGGCGACCCCCGGCCCGAGATCATGATTCCGCTCGTCGGCGCCGTGCAGGAACTGGAGATCGTGCGGGAGGAAGCGGAACGGGTACTGCGTGAGGTCGGCGACGAGTACGGTGTGACGCTCGAGACTCCCGTGGGAACGATGATCGAGCTTCCCCGTGCCGCGATGACGGCCGAGCAGATCGCTCCGAGCGCTGACTTCTTCTCGTTCGGTACCAACGACCTCACCCAGACCGCGTGGGGGTTCTCCCGCGACGACGTTGAGGCGTCGTTCTTCTCCGCCTACCTGGAGAAGGGTGTCTTCGGGGTGTCGCCGTTCGAGTCGCTGGACGTCTCCGGCGTGGGCCGACTCATCACGACAGCAGCGGATGAGGGCCGCGCGGCGCGCCCCGACCTGAAACTCGGGGTCTGCGGCGAACACGGTGGTGACCCGGCCTCGGTGCACTTCTTCCACAAGGCCGGTCTGGACTATGTCTCCTGCTCGCCGTTCCGTGTCCCGGTGGCCCGACTGGAGGCGGGCAGAGCCGCTGCGAGCTGA
- a CDS encoding YdcF family protein — MRHTDDSEAIGPETPVDGAESTLRFARAGAEERSGGGVLEDGEAAPTDSDPQPPETLPPSGGGETEPPERRPVTAPPRRKRWGRRIVAVVFLGVMLIPVLTWGWVWYTARQDARPVSDAIVVLGASQYNGDPSPVFEARLQHAADLYRDGVADTVITVGGNQPGDNYTEGGSGRKWLRERGIPAEDLIGIGEGSNTLRSIDAVSQVFSEQGWTSAVLVTDPWHSLRTRTMARDAGIEAAASPVRSGPAVEERETQLWYITRETASIWYYWLFGDSSDVDVSMPT, encoded by the coding sequence GTGCGTCACACGGACGATTCGGAGGCCATCGGGCCGGAAACGCCGGTGGACGGTGCGGAGTCGACCCTGCGATTCGCCCGTGCCGGTGCGGAGGAGCGTTCCGGTGGTGGCGTTCTGGAGGACGGGGAGGCCGCTCCGACCGACAGCGACCCGCAGCCGCCGGAAACCCTCCCCCCGTCCGGTGGCGGGGAAACCGAGCCCCCCGAACGCCGCCCGGTTACCGCTCCTCCGCGCCGGAAACGTTGGGGACGCCGGATCGTGGCTGTGGTGTTCCTGGGTGTGATGCTCATCCCCGTACTGACGTGGGGGTGGGTCTGGTACACGGCACGTCAGGACGCGCGCCCGGTCTCGGACGCCATCGTTGTCCTGGGGGCGAGCCAGTACAACGGCGACCCCTCTCCGGTGTTCGAGGCCCGGTTGCAGCACGCCGCCGATCTCTACCGTGACGGTGTCGCCGACACCGTCATCACCGTCGGGGGAAACCAGCCCGGGGACAACTACACCGAGGGCGGAAGCGGCCGCAAATGGCTCCGGGAGCGCGGGATCCCCGCCGAGGACCTCATCGGGATCGGTGAGGGAAGCAACACGTTGCGCAGTATCGATGCGGTCTCGCAGGTGTTCAGCGAACAGGGGTGGACGAGTGCCGTTCTCGTCACCGACCCCTGGCACAGTCTGCGCACGCGAACCATGGCCCGGGACGCGGGAATCGAGGCGGCGGCCTCTCCCGTCCGTTCCGGACCGGCAGTGGAAGAGCGGGAAACCCAGCTGTGGTACATCACCCGGGAGACCGCCTCGATCTGGTACTACTGGCTGTTCGGTGACAGCAGCGATGTCGACGTCAGCATGCCCACCTGA
- a CDS encoding deoxyguanosinetriphosphate triphosphohydrolase → MSAAAGSASSQEAGYGDHDRQRWVEEPVKESPRSPFERDRARVLHSSALRRLAAKTQVVRSGSSDFPRTRLTHSLECAQIGRELGHALGCAPDAVETACLAHDLGHPPFGHNGEAALDAAAAACGGFEGNAQSLRLLTRLEGKVLDSEGKSAGLNLTRASLDATLKYPWQRDPAAVGGKFNCYDDDVGVFSWIRDGAPDGHTCFEADVMDWADDVAYSVHDLEDGLYAGLIRLDALRSRTERAEVCAIAARDYVDAGSAELEEVFADLVAEPFWPRRFDGDMRSLAEMKNLTSELIGRFCRGASHATRTVFGTGPLTRYNARLVVPRRLLVECALLKSLTAHYVMARSDTRGHQARERELVTELVEAVYLGVPGTLDAVFRPGAADAADEAAVLRTVVDQVASLTDTSAELWHARLVG, encoded by the coding sequence GTGTCGGCCGCAGCGGGGTCCGCTTCGTCGCAGGAGGCGGGGTACGGGGACCATGACCGGCAGCGCTGGGTCGAGGAACCGGTGAAGGAGTCTCCCAGGAGCCCCTTCGAACGGGATCGTGCGCGTGTGCTGCACAGCTCCGCCCTGCGGCGTCTGGCCGCGAAGACGCAGGTGGTGCGGTCGGGAAGCAGTGACTTCCCTCGCACCCGCCTGACCCACTCGCTGGAGTGCGCACAGATCGGCCGCGAGCTCGGGCACGCTCTGGGCTGTGCCCCTGACGCCGTGGAAACGGCCTGCCTGGCGCACGACCTCGGTCACCCGCCGTTCGGGCACAACGGTGAGGCCGCGTTGGACGCGGCCGCAGCGGCGTGCGGAGGGTTCGAGGGTAACGCGCAGAGCCTGCGACTACTGACCCGGCTCGAGGGCAAGGTCCTCGACAGCGAGGGAAAGAGTGCGGGACTGAACCTGACGCGCGCCTCCCTGGACGCCACGCTCAAGTACCCCTGGCAGCGTGACCCCGCGGCGGTGGGGGGAAAGTTCAACTGCTACGACGACGACGTGGGGGTTTTCTCCTGGATCCGGGACGGTGCTCCCGACGGCCATACCTGTTTCGAAGCCGACGTTATGGACTGGGCCGACGATGTGGCCTACTCGGTCCACGACCTGGAGGACGGACTCTACGCCGGCCTGATCAGGTTGGACGCGTTGCGTAGCCGTACCGAGCGCGCCGAGGTCTGCGCCATAGCCGCGCGCGACTACGTCGACGCGGGCTCCGCGGAGTTGGAGGAGGTGTTCGCGGACCTCGTGGCGGAGCCGTTCTGGCCCCGCCGTTTCGACGGGGACATGCGTTCCCTGGCGGAGATGAAGAACCTCACCAGTGAGCTGATCGGCCGTTTCTGCCGTGGTGCCAGTCACGCCACTCGCACCGTTTTCGGAACGGGACCGCTGACACGGTACAACGCGCGTCTCGTCGTCCCCCGTCGTCTGCTCGTGGAGTGCGCGCTGCTGAAATCGCTCACCGCGCACTACGTCATGGCGCGTTCGGACACGCGCGGTCACCAGGCGCGGGAGCGCGAACTGGTAACCGAGCTGGTGGAAGCGGTCTACCTGGGGGTGCCGGGGACGCTGGACGCGGTGTTCCGTCCCGGGGCCGCGGACGCGGCTGATGAAGCCGCGGTCCTGCGTACGGTCGTGGACCAGGTGGCGTCCCTGACCGATACCTCTGCCGAGCTCTGGCACGCTCGCCTCGTCGGGTGA
- the dnaG gene encoding DNA primase, whose product MAGRIRDEDVALVRERSPIADVVGEYLQLRNAGGGSLKGLCPFHDEKSPSFNVTPDRGLFHCFGCHEGGDVISFVQKMEHLSFAETVESLAQRAGIRVRYEGGGSAPRNDQGKRQRLLEANRAAARFYAECLLAPEGRPGRRFLSERGFTRNDAEYFGVGLAPPGWEALTTHLRRNGFSDQEIIEAGLAGQGRRGPYDKFRNRLVWPVREITGEVVGFGARKLDPDEEGPKYLNTPETAVFRKGHLLYGLDLAKRAISRDRQAVIVEGYTDVMACHLAGVPTAVATCGTSFGSEHLKVLRRMLLGRSNQGGEVVFTFDGDSAGKNAAVRAFAEEHGFESETFVAVQPDGLDPCDLRLRHGDRAVADLVSTRKPLYEFMIRAVIEQYDLDTPEGRMAGLDAAAEIVASIRNEGVRKLYGVNLDHWLGIMDEAFVQRRVAQHMRGGASGQHGARPSQQGGAADPAPYDLRDPALQRERQALKIAVQHPGLATEFDQLEQDAFTVPQHRAIHELIRSRGGVAAAQDPGTWIGALRESAPNEVQQAFVTQLAVEPVEVDGDLEESDAREILGTIRVHAVNRRMAELKSKLSRLDPTESPEEHQRVFTELMTAEQQKRAMRDRISGTA is encoded by the coding sequence ATGGCCGGGCGGATCAGAGACGAAGACGTGGCGCTCGTGCGCGAACGCTCGCCCATCGCTGACGTGGTGGGCGAGTACCTGCAGCTCCGCAACGCCGGGGGCGGCTCGCTGAAGGGGCTGTGTCCCTTCCACGACGAGAAGTCCCCCTCGTTCAACGTCACCCCCGACCGAGGGCTCTTCCACTGCTTCGGCTGTCACGAGGGCGGCGACGTCATCTCCTTCGTGCAGAAGATGGAGCACCTCAGCTTCGCCGAGACCGTGGAGTCCCTCGCCCAGCGTGCGGGCATACGGGTCCGCTACGAAGGAGGAGGGTCCGCTCCGCGCAACGACCAGGGGAAGCGCCAACGGCTCCTGGAGGCGAACAGGGCAGCGGCGCGGTTCTACGCCGAGTGCCTGCTGGCACCCGAGGGCCGCCCGGGGCGCCGCTTCCTCAGCGAACGCGGTTTCACCCGCAACGACGCGGAGTACTTCGGTGTGGGGCTGGCGCCCCCGGGATGGGAGGCACTGACCACCCACCTGCGCCGCAACGGTTTCAGCGACCAGGAGATCATCGAGGCCGGGTTGGCGGGCCAGGGCAGGCGGGGTCCCTACGACAAGTTCCGCAACCGGCTGGTGTGGCCGGTCCGTGAGATCACGGGCGAGGTCGTCGGGTTCGGCGCGCGTAAGCTCGACCCGGACGAGGAGGGGCCGAAGTACCTCAACACCCCGGAGACCGCCGTGTTCCGGAAGGGCCACCTGCTCTACGGGCTCGACCTGGCCAAACGCGCCATCTCGCGGGACCGTCAGGCTGTCATCGTGGAGGGCTACACCGACGTCATGGCCTGCCACCTGGCCGGCGTGCCCACGGCGGTCGCCACCTGCGGCACCTCGTTCGGGTCGGAACACCTCAAGGTACTGCGCCGGATGCTCCTCGGACGCTCCAACCAGGGCGGAGAGGTGGTTTTCACGTTCGACGGTGACTCCGCCGGCAAGAACGCCGCGGTGCGTGCCTTCGCGGAGGAGCACGGTTTCGAGTCCGAGACGTTCGTCGCGGTCCAGCCCGACGGCCTGGACCCCTGCGACCTGCGCCTCCGGCACGGCGACCGGGCGGTCGCCGATCTGGTCAGCACTCGGAAGCCCCTCTACGAGTTCATGATCCGAGCGGTGATCGAACAGTACGACCTTGACACTCCCGAAGGCCGGATGGCCGGACTGGACGCGGCGGCGGAGATCGTCGCCAGTATCCGCAACGAAGGGGTGCGCAAACTGTACGGGGTGAACCTCGACCACTGGCTGGGGATCATGGACGAGGCATTCGTGCAGCGGCGTGTCGCCCAACACATGCGGGGCGGGGCCTCCGGGCAGCACGGGGCGCGCCCCTCCCAGCAGGGCGGCGCCGCCGATCCGGCTCCCTACGACCTCCGGGACCCCGCGTTGCAGCGGGAGCGGCAGGCACTGAAGATCGCCGTGCAGCACCCGGGGCTGGCGACCGAGTTCGACCAACTGGAGCAGGACGCGTTCACCGTTCCCCAGCATCGGGCGATCCACGAACTCATCCGGTCGCGGGGCGGGGTGGCCGCGGCGCAGGACCCCGGAACGTGGATCGGGGCGTTGCGGGAGTCGGCACCCAACGAGGTCCAGCAGGCGTTCGTCACCCAGCTCGCGGTCGAGCCGGTGGAAGTCGACGGCGACCTCGAGGAGAGTGACGCCCGCGAGATCCTCGGGACGATTCGGGTCCACGCCGTCAACCGCAGGATGGCGGAGCTGAAGTCGAAACTGAGCCGGCTCGACCCGACGGAGTCCCCCGAGGAGCACCAGCGCGTCTTCACCGAGCTCATGACGGCCGAGCAGCAGAAGCGAGCGATGCGCGACCGGATATCCGGAACGGCGTGA
- a CDS encoding glycine--tRNA ligase, whose protein sequence is MAAKSEAMDTLVNLAKHRGLVYPSSEIYGGLRASWDYGPLGVELKANIKRQWWRAMVQEREDVVGLDSSVILAREVWDASGHTSAFVDPLTECQSCHKRFRPDHLLEAYEEKHGKQPEGGLDDLACPNCGAKKSFTTPRMFNAMLRTYLGAVQDDESGLAFLRPETAQGIFINYRNVEQSARKKIPFGIGQIGKSFRNEITPGNFIFRTREFEQMEMEFFVRPGDDEDWHQYWIDSRMQWYLDLGLAKENLRLYEHPQEKLSHYAKRTVDIEYRFGFSGSEWGELEGIANRTDFDLRTHSESSGTDLSVFDQQRNERYIPYVIEPAAGVDRTMLTFMLDAYREDEAPNAKGKMDKRSVMGLDPRLSPVKVAVLPLSRNTDLSPKARDLAARLRKRWNVEFDDAGAIGRRYRRQDEIGTPFCVTVDFDTLEDNAVTVRERDTMSQERVSLDRVEMYLVERLPGC, encoded by the coding sequence ATGGCCGCCAAGTCAGAGGCTATGGACACCCTGGTCAATCTCGCCAAGCACCGGGGGTTGGTCTATCCGTCGAGTGAGATCTACGGGGGTCTGCGCGCCTCTTGGGACTACGGGCCACTGGGCGTGGAACTGAAAGCGAACATCAAGCGCCAATGGTGGCGTGCCATGGTGCAGGAGCGCGAGGACGTGGTCGGCCTTGACTCCAGCGTGATCCTGGCCCGCGAGGTGTGGGACGCCTCCGGCCACACCAGCGCGTTCGTGGACCCCCTCACTGAGTGCCAGTCCTGTCACAAACGGTTCCGCCCGGACCACCTCCTCGAGGCCTACGAGGAGAAACACGGCAAACAGCCCGAGGGAGGGCTGGACGATCTCGCCTGCCCCAACTGCGGGGCCAAGAAGTCGTTCACCACCCCGCGGATGTTCAACGCGATGCTGCGCACGTACCTCGGAGCGGTTCAGGACGATGAGTCCGGACTGGCCTTCCTCCGTCCGGAGACGGCCCAGGGGATCTTCATCAACTACCGCAACGTTGAGCAGAGCGCCCGCAAGAAGATCCCGTTCGGTATCGGCCAGATCGGCAAGTCGTTCCGTAACGAGATCACGCCGGGCAACTTCATCTTCCGGACCCGGGAGTTCGAACAGATGGAGATGGAGTTCTTCGTCCGGCCGGGAGACGACGAGGACTGGCACCAGTACTGGATCGACTCCCGCATGCAGTGGTACCTCGACCTCGGTCTGGCCAAGGAGAACCTGCGGCTGTACGAGCACCCGCAGGAGAAGCTCTCGCACTACGCGAAGCGCACCGTCGACATCGAGTACCGGTTCGGGTTCAGCGGGAGCGAGTGGGGCGAGCTGGAGGGCATCGCGAACCGCACGGACTTCGACCTGCGTACCCACTCCGAGTCGTCCGGAACCGACCTGTCGGTGTTCGACCAGCAGCGCAACGAGCGTTACATCCCCTACGTCATCGAACCCGCGGCCGGTGTCGACCGTACGATGCTGACCTTCATGCTGGACGCCTATCGGGAGGACGAGGCTCCCAACGCCAAGGGCAAGATGGACAAGCGTTCCGTCATGGGGCTCGATCCCCGCCTCTCCCCGGTGAAGGTCGCTGTGCTTCCACTGTCGCGTAACACCGACCTCTCCCCGAAGGCACGGGACCTCGCGGCCCGCCTGCGGAAGCGGTGGAACGTGGAGTTCGACGACGCGGGGGCGATCGGGCGCCGCTACCGTCGCCAGGACGAGATCGGAACGCCGTTCTGCGTCACTGTCGACTTCGACACCCTGGAGGACAACGCGGTCACCGTGCGCGAACGGGACACCATGTCCCAGGAGCGGGTCTCCCTCGACCGGGTGGAGATGTACCTGGTGGAGCGGCTTCCCGGCTGTTAG
- a CDS encoding response regulator transcription factor codes for MGIFATPDELPSPAPSVIVVGPECDGALIWMCSRSAQSRSPVFCLDVGGGTSRMLEALHAGASGYCDGDQEDLATGVLNLAAGEKFVPHHLISHLVDAYLRLCNTNPMHSLEVPSGHDLTTREMQVIVLLVDGHTTKEISKRLVISEHTAKNHIRNILAKLDLTKRSEIISWYYRIQIAGFV; via the coding sequence GTGGGGATTTTCGCCACCCCCGACGAACTCCCCTCCCCCGCCCCGAGCGTGATTGTGGTCGGACCCGAATGCGACGGGGCGCTCATCTGGATGTGCTCGCGCAGTGCCCAGTCACGCAGCCCGGTCTTCTGCCTCGACGTGGGGGGAGGCACCTCCAGGATGCTCGAAGCCCTGCACGCCGGCGCTTCCGGATACTGCGACGGAGACCAGGAGGACCTCGCCACCGGTGTACTCAATCTGGCCGCGGGAGAGAAGTTCGTCCCGCACCACCTGATATCCCACCTGGTCGACGCCTACCTGCGTCTCTGCAACACCAACCCGATGCACTCCCTGGAGGTCCCCAGCGGCCACGACCTCACCACCAGGGAGATGCAGGTGATCGTCCTCCTCGTCGACGGCCACACGACGAAGGAGATCTCGAAACGGCTCGTCATCAGCGAGCACACGGCGAAGAACCACATCCGCAACATCCTCGCCAAACTCGACCTGACGAAACGCTCCGAGATCATTTCCTGGTACTACCGGATACAAATTGCCGGGTTTGTCTAG
- the trhA gene encoding PAQR family membrane homeostasis protein TrhA, whose product MSVQHSGETRTAAQHAPAGRTTGLLHAVKPRLRGWLHLGTAPLALAAGIVLVTLAPSAPARIASAVYAVSSVLLFSTSATYHVGRWSKRGMAVLRRMDHANIYLIIAGTYTPFVLLILDGTLRPAMMALIWTAAVLGVAFKILWLNAPRWLSTALYLALGWVAVLFVPQLVSGTHPATWILVAAGGLLYSAGAVVYGLRRPNPAPRWFGFHEIFHSLTIAAYVCHYIAVSFVVYTAN is encoded by the coding sequence GTGTCTGTTCAGCACTCCGGTGAGACACGCACCGCCGCGCAGCACGCACCAGCAGGAAGGACCACCGGTCTGCTCCATGCCGTGAAACCCCGCCTGCGCGGGTGGCTGCACCTGGGCACCGCTCCCCTCGCCCTGGCAGCCGGCATCGTCCTCGTCACGCTCGCTCCGTCAGCGCCCGCCCGGATCGCCAGCGCGGTATACGCGGTCAGCTCCGTACTGCTGTTCAGCACCTCGGCCACCTACCACGTGGGACGCTGGTCCAAGCGGGGCATGGCCGTGCTCCGACGCATGGACCACGCCAACATCTACCTCATCATCGCCGGAACCTACACGCCGTTCGTGCTGCTCATCCTGGACGGCACCCTGCGTCCGGCCATGATGGCCCTCATCTGGACAGCGGCCGTTCTGGGAGTGGCGTTCAAGATACTGTGGCTGAACGCACCGCGGTGGTTGTCCACCGCCCTCTACCTCGCCCTCGGCTGGGTCGCGGTGTTGTTCGTCCCCCAGCTCGTCAGCGGGACGCATCCGGCCACCTGGATCCTGGTCGCGGCTGGCGGGCTGCTGTACAGCGCAGGCGCCGTCGTCTACGGGCTACGTCGGCCCAACCCCGCACCGCGCTGGTTCGGGTTCCACGAAATCTTCCATTCCCTCACGATCGCGGCGTACGTCTGCCACTACATCGCGGTCTCCTTCGTGGTGTACACCGCGAACTAG